In Cupriavidus basilensis, one genomic interval encodes:
- a CDS encoding LysR substrate-binding domain-containing protein, whose protein sequence is MHGRDHLDTYLLRVLHTLLTEQSVTRTAVRLGQSQPAISNTLKRLREITGDAILVRGKSGMVPTERGRELLQLAEQSLAAMDRIARPPQHFDPATTTRTFHLGAPDYLDAFFLPNIVERVRRLAPNAKLFVHPMTSSSDFLDSLEQGQLDIVVGNWLSPPEHLHISPLFDDEVVCMLGAQHPLARKGLTLKHYLEMPHLAPAPYASMQRSMIDQALAEQGYKRNIQVTLPYFGLVPYVLMKTDMVFTTGRQFAAHYAQYLPLKMVPSPVAFPRMRFYQLWHERCHAAPDVMWMRRMIAEVAGELPVLPVLVRMGEG, encoded by the coding sequence ATGCACGGACGCGACCATCTCGACACCTATTTGCTGCGGGTGCTGCACACCCTGCTCACCGAGCAGAGCGTGACCCGCACCGCGGTCCGCCTTGGCCAGTCGCAGCCTGCCATCAGCAATACGCTCAAGCGGCTAAGGGAAATCACGGGGGACGCCATCCTGGTGCGCGGCAAGAGCGGCATGGTGCCGACCGAGCGCGGCCGCGAGCTGCTGCAACTGGCCGAACAGAGCCTGGCGGCCATGGACCGCATCGCCCGGCCGCCCCAGCATTTCGACCCGGCCACCACGACCCGTACCTTCCACCTGGGCGCGCCGGACTACCTGGACGCCTTCTTCCTGCCCAACATCGTCGAGCGCGTGCGCCGGCTGGCGCCCAACGCCAAGCTGTTCGTGCACCCGATGACGTCATCGAGCGACTTCCTCGACAGCCTGGAACAAGGGCAGCTCGACATCGTGGTCGGCAACTGGCTGTCGCCACCAGAGCATCTGCATATTTCGCCGCTGTTCGACGATGAGGTGGTGTGCATGCTGGGGGCGCAGCATCCGCTGGCGCGCAAGGGGCTGACCCTCAAGCACTACCTGGAAATGCCGCACCTGGCGCCGGCGCCCTATGCCTCGATGCAGCGCAGCATGATCGACCAGGCGCTGGCCGAGCAGGGGTACAAGCGCAATATCCAGGTCACCTTGCCGTATTTCGGGCTGGTGCCGTATGTGTTGATGAAGACCGATATGGTGTTCACCACGGGGCGGCAGTTTGCCGCGCATTACGCGCAGTACCTGCCGTTGAAGATGGTGCCCTCGCCGGTGGCGTTTCCGCGGATGCGGTTTTATCAGCTTTGGCATGAGCGGTGCCATGCTGCGCCGGACGTGATGTGGATGCGCAGGATGATTGCGGAGGTGGCGGGGGAGTTGCCGGTTTTGCCTGTTTTGGTGAGGATGGGGGAGGGGTGA
- a CDS encoding substrate-binding domain-containing protein, whose product MCVIGLVCLVGVAGATIATSALAGELKLATTTSTENSGLLKFLLPRFEQKSGVTVKVIAVGSGKAMKMGEMGDVDVLLVHARKMEDEFMAAGYGVNRRDVMYNDFIVVGPASDPARLKGGKDVLAGFRKIAAGGTRFISRGDNSGTDVMEKDYWKQAGIEPKGQPWYVNAGLGMGEVLTMAAQMPGYTLSDRATYGAYRAKTGLAILLEGDPRMFNPYGVIAVNPAKHPGTNYVDAMKLVEWITSKDGQDTIAAYRVEGEQLFFPSYRGK is encoded by the coding sequence ATGTGCGTTATCGGACTGGTTTGCCTGGTTGGCGTGGCCGGCGCCACCATCGCCACCAGCGCCTTGGCCGGCGAACTCAAGCTGGCCACGACCACCAGCACGGAGAACTCCGGCTTGCTGAAATTCCTGCTGCCCAGGTTCGAGCAAAAGAGCGGCGTCACCGTCAAAGTGATCGCCGTAGGCTCGGGCAAGGCGATGAAGATGGGCGAGATGGGTGACGTCGATGTGTTGCTGGTGCACGCCCGCAAGATGGAAGACGAATTCATGGCGGCAGGCTACGGCGTGAACCGCCGCGACGTCATGTACAACGACTTCATCGTGGTCGGCCCGGCCAGCGACCCGGCCAGGCTGAAAGGCGGCAAGGACGTGCTGGCCGGCTTCAGGAAAATCGCCGCCGGCGGCACCAGGTTCATCTCGCGCGGGGACAACTCCGGGACCGACGTGATGGAGAAGGATTACTGGAAGCAGGCGGGGATCGAGCCCAAGGGGCAGCCGTGGTATGTGAATGCCGGGCTGGGGATGGGCGAGGTGCTGACCATGGCTGCGCAGATGCCGGGCTATACGTTATCTGATCGGGCCACTTATGGCGCGTATCGCGCCAAGACCGGATTGGCGATCCTGCTGGAGGGCGATCCCAGGATGTTCAATCCATATGGCGTGATCGCTGTGAATCCGGCCAAGCATCCTGGTACCAATTACGTGGATGCGATGAAGTTGGTGGAGTGGATTACCTCTAAGGATGGGCAGGATACGATTGCGGCTTATCGGGTGGAAGGCGAGCAGTTGTTTTTTCCTAGTTATAGGGGGAAGTGA